A region of the Vanrija pseudolonga chromosome 2, complete sequence genome:
tccctcctcgctcgctcgcagtgGCCGGACCGCCGCAACATCGCATTGAACGTCGTCGAGGCTACCACTCTATCCTTCAACAACATCCAAAATGGCTGAGATCGAGCGTGCCTTCCGCAAGCAGCACCTGTTCCAGAACGCCAAGTCGAAGGGTGAGCAAGCGCACGAtcaagacgacgaggagacaGTGCTGACAGTCGCGTTCTCGCCGTCATTATCGATCTCCCGACTCTTTACACCTCGAACCCGACCTGTGCTCGCCTGATGTGAACGACCTTGCTCGACTTCTGCTCTCCCCTCGATCTCCTATGATCCCTACGACGCTGCCGTGCTGTTCGCTGTGTTTTCTGCGCTCTCTGGACCGTTCTACACTGCGATTCAAACTTTTCGACATTTGCGTACCACTGGCCCGTGTGACCACTCGGACTTGTGCAATTCGTGCCATCTCGCGTCTCtgcctgctcctgctcctgcccTCTGCGACCACCTACAggcggcaagaaggtcgCCACCAAGACCAAGCGGTGGTACAAGGACGTCGGTCTCGGCTTCAAGACCCCCGCTGAGGCCATCAACGGCACCTACATCGACAAGAAGTGCCCCTTCACCGGCGATGTCTCGATCCGTGGCCGTATCCTCTCCGGTGTCGTCCACTCGACCAAGATGACCAACACCATCATTGTTCGCCGTGACTACCTCCACTTGTGAGTGCTgcgtggctggctggctggctggccatTCATTACCAGAGCCAAGTCTCGAGACACAAGCCCTAACCACCCCCCAGCATCCCCAAGTACCGCCGTTACGAGAAGCGCCACAAgaacctcgccgcccacgtCTCGCCCGCCTTCCGTGTCGAGGCCGGTGACCAGGTTACCGTTGGCCAGTGCCGCCCCCTCTCGAAGACTGTTCGCTTCAACGTCCTCCGCGTTCAGGCcaacaaggccaagggcttCTCGAAGTTCTAAGCCAGTCTAGGACTTGACTTTGGGAGTGTAGGATTATGCATCGGCATttcgacgaggcggagcgggtGAACTGACTGCAGAGTTGAGGGAGGGAGATGGGAGGGACTGTTGAAGGAGGCTTAGAGGAGAAGGATGTTGGgaggacgacacggcggGCCGGACTCTGCGTGCAAGGAGGCACCAGGCAGTAACGCTGCAGACGAGGAGCTGGCGATCATACCAAGGGGCTGGAGTTGTGGACATGAGCGGAGGGCGTCAGTGGTTGCGTGGGATATGGCTGCCGGAGTGGCTCTGAGGCAGGAGGATGGGGTTTTGCACCTGTCCCCAGTTACACTGTCTTGAGTGTCACGTCGTTCCCCAGCGGCGTCATGCTTGCACTCGGGTCCAACTACGCGCGTTCATCTCTCATGTCATGCACGCAAGACGTCGCGGCTGGCACCATAATTGCCCAGACGACTGTTGCAACCAGCCAACCTTGTTGAAGACTTTTGGCTGGTCGTTTCGTTTCATGACCCTTGGCGGAATAGGCGCGCAAAAATCATTCTCAAAGGGTAGTGCGCCTAACAATAATGCACGCCTACCAAAGCCCCGTGGCCATGACGCTGTCCCGCTGTCGATATGTCCACCGTCTCCACCAGGCTGCCGTCCAGCTGGAATTCACAACAGCTGCTCGTCTCGACTCGTCTCGCCcaacccaccacacccacacccacaatGCCGCCACGAACAgcacgcacgccgacgctcgaggcgctcctgCCCCCCATCCTGGCCAATCTGCAGTCGGACCCGCCAAACGCGTACAGCGCGCACCAGAAGGCGCtgacgaccacggcgcgtCTAGTGCACgcggggcacggcgcgctcgccgtcgagatCCTGTttgccgtcgcgcgcgagctgctcaagctcggcgaggcgggctcgggcgtcgagctcggcgtgcgcatGATTGAGATCATGGGCCAGATTGGCAcccccgtcgacgacaagagcAAGGGTGAGTAGGCGTGGTGGACGACATGCTCATGCCCCAGCTTCCGTGACCCAGCTCCTGGCCCTCACGCCCCCAAGCGGAAACTGGCGcaagaagctcgccgacgcagcAGTCAAGTGgtcggccgccggcggctgcCCCACCGGCGACCCAAGCCTGCACCAgtacctcggcgagctgtaCTACAAGGGTGCGTCAACTTGTGAAACGCAGCGCTGATGTCCAGACCGCCTGTTCgtgcccgccgagcaccacctcctcgccagcggcaagcgcgacgccgcgaccctgctcgccgagctgttGTTCGAGTGGTCGGAGAAAGGCAAGCAGGACCCCGGGCCGTACGCCGTCAAGGGCACGCTTCCGTGAGTGGGCCAATGCCGCTGTGACTGGCTCTCTTCggcgccgtccccgcccacccgctcgctcgctgacgcccgctCGCTCTCCCCCTCACAGCTTCCTTGCCCAGTCCCCGCCCAacgtcctccccgccgcaGCCTTCCTCCAGCGCTTCCTCTCGCTCCTGCAGTCGCCAGCCTCtgccgcctcgtccatcttcctcggctcggcgccaggCCCGACCCCGACCGACGCATACGTCGAGCTCACGACCTCCCCGACGCTCAACTTCctgcagctcgccctcgcgacggtcgagcgcgcgccggcgcccggCGTCTCGGGCGTGCAGGCGCGCGGGACGGACGGAGGCGTCGCGCGTGACtggcagcagctgctcgcgcgctaCCGCCGCATTgcgggcagcgacggcgtgctcgccaaccccgacgTCAACGAGGTGAGCTGCGAAAGTGTTGATCGATCTCAGCTGACAGCccaggccctcgagcacatctcggcctcggtcttCCTCATCCCCCAGCGCAACACGGGCCAGAACGACCTGCTCCAGAACCTCATGGGGTCActgttcggcggcggcagcggcggaggcCTGCCTGGTCTCGGCGCGAGGTAGCGCGATGCGGTGTGTTGTCAgggtgcagcgcggcgtgaAGAGGTATACTCATATGCACACATATAACTGGGCGGGGAGGGTGTGAATGGACGGCGTAGAGCTGGAGTCGAGCAGTTGTCGTGAGGAGATGCCTGTCCCAGTGAATGTTCAACAATGTCAACCAACATGCACATCATGTTGGATTCTAGCCTTACGTAACATTGATTCTGGCcacaggccgacgccgctctacatgtgcgtgcgtgcaacTATCTTTCTATGCAACCATTCTTCTCTCTACTAGCGTGTAAAACCCAACAGATTAAGAGTCAAACACCTCCGACGCCGTCTACGAGTACGACAgcatcctcggcgacagctCCACGCACCAGTACTGCAAGAATCACCACCAGCGACACGTTCCTCGCCCAGGCAGCGAGCTGTGTCAACCGGTGACACAACCAGGCCAACAAGGACCACCTAGCCGAGCTCACAGGGCAGCTAGAGTAGCAGTTCTTGCGCGAGGGTGTACCCCCAGCGCGGCCCAACGTCTGCGCGCTAACGGCAACGCACGAGACCCAAAACTgcgagctcgccatcgccgtcggcgccgcacctGTGCGAGACGTTCACACTACCACGCCCCCTGGACGCCCTCCACACAACCTCCACCGGGCGTTCACTCAAcgtcatcgccgtcatcCCACAGTCACGTGACCACGTTCCCACGCACACTGCTCAACCTCCACTACTAGAGGAGACCAACATGAGCGACCACAGTAACGGCGACCTAGCCAAGGCCACCAAACTCAAAGGCTTTGACAGCTTTGCGAGGTGGCACAAGGATCTCCAGGCCATCGCCTACGAAAAGGGCTttcacgccgcgctcaacggCAATGAGAAGGACCCTTACCGCAACCCCAatgcgccgcgcgacagcctcgagcacgccggcacCTCCTTACCAGAGGGCTCAGCCTTCATCACTCGCCCTGCTCTAGAGGCACgccgtgagcgcgagcgctcAAAGACGCCgactccacccaccaccggcgcgtcATCCAGCTCAAGTACCTCGGGCACAATCACTCGTCTTCAGGCAGcaacggcgcagcgcgctTTAGAGGCCGCACAACAAGCCGCCCAAGCAACCACAGGAGGACAAGAGGTCACTGGCGTAGACATGACAGCCATCTCCGTCATCCTagccaccaccatgtccctCCTCCACGGCGACTCTGTCAAGCCAGAACCCGATGAGGAAGCCCTTAGCAAGGACGAACGCGACGAGTGGTTCAAGTGGCAaaagcgcgagctcggcgcacgTGGCGCACTCCTACGCACCGTCGAGCCCCACATCATCTCGGACTACGAGCATCTGTGGTACGCCGCAGACATCTTCAAGGCCCTCAAACAGCGCTACCTTTCGGACACCAAGCAGCAGGTGATCCGCATCCGCTCAGCCATGGCCACCCTCTTTGTCAAGACCGACGCAAACCTTGAGCAAAAGAAAGCCTACATGACGACCTTTCGCAAGAagctcaccgagctcgccgacctgggcTCTCCTCTCACAGAGGATGAACGCGCCCAGATGTTCTACAACGGCATGCCACACGAGCTAGAGGCAACCATCCGCCGCATGGCCACAGACGACAAATGGGAGACCATCTCGCGCGTCTACGACAGGTACATCGACTCTGTTAAACGCGATTTGGAGCGCGAAGGCAAGCACGTCGCAGCCAGCGCAaacaagaaggacgacaaggccgacgaggccagtACCTCCactggccgtggccgcggccgcggacgcgggcgcgggcgtggacGTGGCGGTGCCACCACTGGGCGCACCACGGACACCGACACCGGCACCTCCAACAAACCTCCTCGCTGGTGCGCATACCACCACGTTTTCTCACACATGACCAACGATTGCAACCAGAAGGAGTACCACACGGCCGAGAATACCAAGGACTCGCCACCTCCTAAGAAGgagaagcccaagaaggacggcgaggacaagtCCGGCGCGTCGATCGCCTCATACACGCGTATCCCTGACCACCTCGTGTCGTCATACTCCCACGCGCCACCGGCACAggcagctgctgccaccCTCTCGGACACGCATGCGCATCTCCTCATCGACTCAGGAGCCAACACCTCACTCATCGGCGACCGCACGCTGCTCAGCAACA
Encoded here:
- the rps1102 gene encoding 40S ribosomal protein S11-B, yielding MAEIERAFRKQHLFQNAKSKGGKKVATKTKRWYKDVGLGFKTPAEAINGTYIDKKCPFTGDVSIRGRILSGVVHSTKMTNTIIVRRDYLHFIPKYRRYEKRHKNLAAHVSPAFRVEAGDQVTVGQCRPLSKTVRFNVLRVQANKAKGFSKF
- the get4 gene encoding Golgi to ER traffic protein 4, with the protein product MPPRTARTPTLEALLPPILANLQSDPPNAYSAHQKALTTTARLVHAGHGALAVEILFAVARELLKLGEAGSGVELGVRMIEIMGQIGTPVDDKSKASVTQLLALTPPSGNWRKKLADAAVKWSAAGGCPTGDPSLHQYLGELYYKDRLFVPAEHHLLASGKRDAATLLAELLFEWSEKGKQDPGPYAVKGTLPFLAQSPPNVLPAAAFLQRFLSLLQSPASAASSIFLGSAPGPTPTDAYVELTTSPTLNFLQLALATVERAPAPGVSGVQARGTDGGVARDWQQLLARYRRIAGSDGVLANPDVNEALEHISASVFLIPQRNTGQNDLLQNLMGSLFGGGSGGGLPGLGAR